The following is a genomic window from Opisthocomus hoazin isolate bOpiHoa1 chromosome 29, bOpiHoa1.hap1, whole genome shotgun sequence.
gagaggtgggaagagtgaaaagggaacaaaaggggaagcaaagaaatTGATCGGGACTCTTTTGGGCATccttgtcaagcagcctttcTTCTGGGCAACACTGCCTGGATCAGGAGAAGAAAGTTGCAGCTGATCTGACTATACCAACATCTGACTTACTTCCACGGTCGTGGGGTACCTGGGAGATTTCACTAGTGTtcttaagggaagagcaagagaggAAGTAACCCCAGTATCATTTAAGTTTCCCGTCTCCTTCAtgggacttgaggaggtctctggtctggtcttgcattcacattagggccagctatggagtcagaccaaattgctcaaggcttgatccagtggtggctggaaagcttccaaggactgAGATGGAACAATGTCTCTGGAAGACTTGCTGCAATGtttggatgccctcgtggacaaaaatACTTTCCTTATCTCTACCCTGAATGTTCCTTAGctccacatcttactattgtctggtatcctcctgccaagcaccacggtgacaagactggctccatcttcatgaacaCTTCCgcatagggacagacaggctgttgtgaaattcttgagatcttccactctccaggctaaacaaggcccttgccctccatttctcctgccagacaagtgcttcagcctctgagaatcttggcagccctgcagaaaatcattcacagttatcaacacattccttgctgtggtgggtaGACCCTGGCCAAtagcccagcagcttctcactcttccctccccttccccagtgggactgggcagagaacaggaagaaataaagtgtgagaagtttcagctcaagataagaacagtttaataggtgaagagatgttaaaagcctcatcaagtgaaacaaagaccatctttcaccacctcccacaagcagactgatgcccagccactctccaagcagcagaatccttcaacaatcaaaacctccacctccttcttcctctgtcccatacttttattcctgagcatgaggtcctatggtatggaatatccctctgggcagtttggatcagctgccccggctgtgttccctttcaacttctttccagctgcctgtGTACTCACtacaagggagcagagtgagaaacagtagccaagacactggtgtgtaacAAGCATTCAATTTTCTCAGCTCCCAAGGGCACAGGAAACATCCATCCTCCAGGACTTCTGGTGGTCTGTCCCAGAAGAGAAgccgtgctgggctggcctttatgccttagcatagtgaaagcaaacctgcagcccatggaggaccaaggATATGCTGCCCATGAAGAGAAGCCAATGcagcagcaggttttctggcaggacctgcggcctGTGGGGGACCAACggtggagcagtccattcctgaaggactgtaccctgtggaaaggattcaTGCTGGAgcaatttgtggagaactgcagttggtgggaaggacccacaatggagaatttcagaaacagagtgttatgacctgactgcacctcccattccacatcctccctatgacacttgggtgttaggagtgaagttgagcttgggaagaaatgcgtgaggagtcaaggataattccctctgctgccccacaatgccccagtatgtcccagtgacctccaggtagggcatgactccttcaccactgctccctCAGCCTGATCATCCAGCTatttttttacccattttttgTCAAGACATCCTGGCTCTAATGGCCTAACCAGGGTGAAAGGACATttagggagaccatgtcaaaagggtcagaaatggcatccactgttcttcactcatgcacaaatgctgatacttcatcatgacaGCAActaggtttgagaggcatgattgatccatcatcagtccatgctgactgctttcggaCAAGTTCTTCTTtattaggtgcacagaaatgccaaagtgaccttgtacagcctggggttccctgggttgacgctctgacctctttcaacaacaggagcaacattgccttgtcctcactcacaagagccctcaaccaatgccaggaagtttaaaaagcaatattccaaagaaatgtcgatctccccTTATAACATCATAACTGCTATTCTTCCTgttaaatggtgtattgaatttctcttatttttcatatattttcacctgtcttcactgtttctaaagtaatttttttcagatgcaggctgcctagacaaaggccctttccatcgttgtccagttttctccttcctttactctttgttcattcagattcctgccacctaccgagctgctattttgacatcagggagttaaaagtttgcctgcctttcagcagtctaattgtctcctttgccaactctttaagtgtgtttataacttttgttttcctctacatagccataatatttctcataagattacgacttataggaaggcaacctcattagaggtagattgtaattactatgtattttgtttatggaacATGATTATGCTTTAATTAttcctttcttgcaaataggaaaactcctgctgtgcctgtgtgcagccagctctctatggagaggaggtgggagacggtgcaatggagctgtaacatccagctgcagagatcagtggagaaggctGATGCAAGAAACAGTGACACAACTCCCAGGTGgctgatgagagaaatgttgaggttggggaggtgaggagcaaagttttCCATAGAGTGGCAGACCTCAAggcactgcttttcctacctgtccagataTCCTGAGGAAACACCATGAATCAGTATTGCTTGGAGGATGTTCCTACCACTTCCTCTctaaactgaaaagcaattaaaaatatgccttaaaataaataaatatttttattaggcacaggatgacatcttcctccttatctacacTATGACAAAGCTCCTGTTAGCGGTACacgtcttgaagaattgaagaaaattaCATGAGCTTGTTAGCgtggcactttctgtattttaatgagccccatggggtattcgGTGTTTAgttaatgaacctcagatactgagaggaggtcaaaaaaatgctcaggaaggcagaagcaaaactgaaagtacctggaagcattgattggccccactgagggccattactgacaaagcctccccagggactccttagagcagagaattggaggccatgattgcaggtaggcaaaggcactgtgcaggtggctgcatagctaagaaaaaaaaccccttggtctgctttatgaagcagaaaggccaaggcctgagccccaggccctgggaggGCAGATCCTGTCCgtcacctgtggctcagggttCTTACTGGATActgctggatgtgagggtgagcaatgaaaAGTGTAGGAAAAGTCTGTGAAACCTCCCAGCCTTCTAATGAAGAGGTGAGGAAGAAACAAAGCCTAGAGCCTCAAAAGAATATTTCTCCTGCTTGGCCTCAGTGGTACAGGCAACATCCATAGTCAAGCAGACAAAGCCTTCGGTCCTGTTAAAATTTtggccctgccagagtcctcagccatctctactgcaggctgtcctacactgtttCGTGCCTGCACCTCTTTCACTTCAGCCTGTAGatactcattttcttttcccGCCTAGCTTTCACTCCGACATTTCCGTATTTTCACTGTTGTCTCTTCACCCTCAATGGCTGTTCCTTCAAATTGAAAtccatgggctgatccaaacaCCCCCTGGGTGacctcttgcacaacactgctaCCCTTTGAGTGACATTTCTCATTCCTCATGTCCATTCTGAACCTTCCAAGATGCACTTCAAGaagctttcctttccttctcactaccaagaaaagctccatcttctctgaaaTAATCCTTCAAGGAGTCACAGGTTGCTACTTTAGTGCCATCAGCCTCCAATTCAcgaggctaaagaagcccaggaccCTCAACCTCTCTACAGATGCCCAAAACCCCTTCCTGgtagatctcctctagaaccttttTAGTTCCTCCCCACTGGGGAGCCCCACAtgcagacacactagtccagatgtggttATACCAGTGTTGAGCCAAGGCGGATGATAACGCTCTTCCCtgggtggccacactcctcctaatgcagcccggtATGCTCTTGGCCTTATTCTCCTTGAGCATGTGCAACTCGCTCATGTGGCATCCctgggaatgcccaggcccttctcctcagggtcactcctgagctgttcacgtCCCCACCTCCCTCATTTTTTGAGTTATTCTCTTCCCTCAATAAGACTTGTAACTTCTTCTAAAATTTCATGAGGTTTCTATTGCCAAATCTAACAGTTTCTCATAGCCCCCTTGGAGTGAAGCTCTATGTTAAAAGCTTTTAGTTTGTGcataccagatttgtggtgcctctgacaagacagcagcatgaggactTGCAGGACACTACcggtagaagaaggaggtacctgttgaATGGAATTGCTGACCCAGGGAGGAATTCCCATGGTGTAGTGATTTAACGTGGTAGCTTGCAACAAGGACCAGACAGCTGTTTGCTCTCTGCTCCtatcctgcagtgggatggggaggagaatggacaaaactaaaattcatgggttgagataaaggcagtttactaAGAAATTAAAGGAAGGAACTATACTAAGACTAATTtttatactactactactaacgattatgcaaaacaagtgatacacaatgcaatttttctcactgcccaatgcccagtTGCACAGTCTGTCCCTAAGAAGCCATCGCAGAATCCACGGAACTCCTGGAATTCATGGATCTGTCCCCAAACAACCCCCACTTCTATATTGAGCATGCCACctgtgatatggaatatttccattggtcagcttgggttagctgcccagctctgctgcctcccagctcctgcagacctactcattagctgaacaaaagaaaccagaaaaagaccTTAGTTTCCTAGAAACAGCCATAAACTTCAGTGGTACCaactttcttctcatactaaatacaaaacagcagctgctcagatcaaaattaactctgtcccagctgaaaccgggACAGTACCTACCCCTTATTTTCTACCACCTACCTCatgctcagatcccacactttcctataaattaccaccacttttgctgtcttttcatttgCACACAGAGATGTCGTTCCTTACGTTATGGGCCATCCCTCCgtaatgtccattgagttcacttagcccgtGACTTTGTGCTCCATCTGTCACAATAGCATTTCAAGGCAGGAGCGATGgcgtgtgctgttggattgtcacacGCTGCATGTGGGATAATCGTGGAAGGTTGGCGAAGAGGATTGtgaacacgctcaagtgacttgcagctgggtgtCGCAAAACACACATATcactgtttagtcttgtgtgcttgacAAGTAGAACATCTGCCTTTAGATACACAGGCCTGCAACAGACTCCAAGGTAATGTGTCGAACATGCTCGAGATTCCTGCcttgctgcgggaaggatcaaggcacagtggaaagctcTGTCTGAGCAAATCCCTGATAAAtccaggcaaaagcagcaggttcagtagctggcactctttctctagtaAGGACCTAGCTCTGTGGTTTCTGCAttcctgcttggcttctgtgcctCTACCCAGGgactgtatcagagatcccctggtttgcgatgtagagaaaataaatctactctttacatttcacccgtgattttgtggttgtttctgcatcctgtctGTTTTGGCTTACACAGCCCcatggacagagactgcccaacctctctgggtgacctgttccagcacttggctgagctcctggggacaATTTGTCCTTCTCTCCTGTTGAACCTCTTTCATCTTCCTCCCATTATTTGTTGTCCTCCTGCTATGCACAGTGGAGAAGAGATGGACTGTGTTTTCTCCATGACCTTCTCGtagctgctggcaggctgggatgaggtccccctcagccttctctcctcgaGGCTCAGCAAGCCCATCTCTCTCAgtctcctcacaggcaaagtgcTCCAGGCCCTGGCTGTCCTGAGCGAACTTTAATAAACCTACTCCATCTTGCCAGTATCGTTCCTGAATTGGGAGTCTGAAACCTGGATTGAGTATTTCAGAGAATCCCTTCCCTTGATCTCCTGGCCATGCTCCTGATCGTAGAGCCCAGGAAGCTGAAGCCCCcccttgctgccagggcacacggcTGCCTCCCGACCAGATCCCTGACCACCAAGACCTTTCCCACGGGGCTGatcccaggcaggcagcccccagtCTGTGTAATTTCCAGGGTGAGTCCcgtgcaggggcagaaactggcattcgTCTTTCTGGCATTTCATGAGGGTCCTGCCAATATGTCTTCTCGTCCTCTTGAACCCCTCCTTGAACACTAAGGCCTGAGAGACCTTATCAggaagactcaggcaaagaaggcatggaACCCCTCAGCCCCATTATTGTCTGCTATTTTAGCTTCCTCTCCCCACTCAAAAGCAGCCCTGCATTCCCCTTTTTCAGCCTTGGTCTCTTACACAGCAATTGCagttcttctctttgctcttgacTTCACTTGCAGCCACCAACTCCAGGTGAGGTTTGCTTCTCCCAAAGTCATACCTGACCAGTGCAGGCTAAGTACAGATATTGCTTGTCTGTACTTGCCCTTGAtgtctgcttttgggagctgcTTCATGGCTGCACCCTGTCTTGCAacatcccagccctgctgcctcttgtaTTGTCCCTCGGCCCCACTGTGTAGCCACATTTAGGGAGAGGGTTTTTGAGTGCGGAATGGTGCCTATGACATGATGCCCACAGCAGTCCTTCACACTTTGTCACCCCATGGCCGCCTTCTTAGGCAGCCTCTCCACGCTCCTGGAATGGCCATGCCACATGTGGGGCttcacagccagccctgctccagggtctgacaGGGTCTGGGCCAGGAGAGCAGCCATGCAGGGCTGGACTTTCCCTGGATACAGGCACTGAGCTCAGCAGGAAGGTGGAGATGACCTTACAGCGAAACTCACCCAGAAACCTCGGCTGAGCAGCCACTGCTGGAAATGACCAGTGAGAGAGGCTGGGGGGTGACGCCCTGGGTCACCTTCCTGGTCTGTCCATGTCACCAAGTGTGCAGACCAACCCCTCTGTCCTCTGCTTGCATGTCTCAGATCCCTTCTGTCAGTCCTGGCTCTGTACCACAAACCCAATGGAGTGTGTCCTCACTTGGCATGGTCACACAGCTCATCTAACTTCTGCACTTTCTGGGCACTTTTCAGCCTAGGCCAGCCCCTCCTCAGATGTCTCCAactcctctgccctctccccagcacagcacagcccagcaTCCCAGGCTGCCCTGGACCCATAGCAGTCCCCTCCACacggtgctgcagagctctgagcactcaccccacagcccaAGCCTCTCTGACGGACAATGCAGCTCTTGGAGCTCAGAGAGTGGGGTCAGCCTCCCCCATCAGCCCTAGGGCTGGTGGCATGAGGAGACACAGGTCAGTGTCTCCCTGTTTCCCCTCTTGTTGTCTCTGAGAGTTCCTTATGTGTCCATGCAGGCAGCCCCTCTgtgccagaccctctccccagcacaaggtTCCTGGCCCTGGGACTCctttggctgctcctgctgccctggTGACAGAGCAGCCTGCCCCAAGACAGGCAGAGTCCCAAGAAGagactgtttcctttctcttctccggGAGCATCCATGCCTCTAGTGAGCCTTTCCCCAGGAGATGGTGTCTGTGCTGGCCTGACCAGATGATTCTACCCCCTTTCCATGCTTGCTGCAGGGCCCCAAGCTCATGACTCGCCTCTGCAGAGCGATCAGGCTGCGCTgcatggcagccagagggggacTGTCCCAGGCAGATCCCGGCTGCTTGTCACCATCTCCAGGAGCACTGGGCAGCAACAAGTGAAAGCTCAGCCCAAGTCTCATTACCCAATGCATCACCCTATATACACCTCACCCCACAaagaagccctgctcagcagcaaggcCTCGTGGTAGCAGTTTCCTCAGTCTGTTCCTGAtgtcagctttggaagaagaaccCAACCTGCAGAAactgccactgaggaaatccccTTTAATTACAGAGATGTGACATGGGAGGCAACCTCTACCGTCGTGCCAGATACATGTGCTAAAGCCTTTGGGTCAGAAAGGTTAAGTTCACGTCTTTGGAGAAGTGGAggggatgcagacattcctggagaaatggaATTGTCACAGATCAAATGCCCAAGGCACAGGAGGTCTCGGTAAACATTGGAAATGACTTGGGAAGAGACATGAGGAGCTTACTgctgctgaaagactgctgattgaatgagcttcttcagggcatctttgagctcctggttcctcatgctgtagatgagggggttcactgctggaggaactactgagtacagaacagccaccaccacatccagggatggggaagagaaggagggggTCTTCAGGTATGCAAACAtaccagtgctgataaacagggagaccacagccaggtgagggaggcacgtggaaaaggctttgtgccgtccctgctcagaggggatcctcaacacagccctgaagatctgcacataggacagcacaatgaaaacaaaacacccaaaagctaaagaaagactaaccccaagaagcccaacttccctgaggtaggagtgtgagcaggagagcttgaggatctgggggatttcacagaagaagtgtcccacagcattgcccttgcagaggggtatggaaaaagtactggcagtgtgcaggagagaattgagcaaagcactgccccaggcagctgctgccatgtggacacaagctctgctgcccaggagggtcccatagtgcaggggtctgcagatggcaacgtagcggtcgtaggccatgatggtgaggagaGAATACTCTGCTgtcatcaagaagagaaagaaaaagacctgggcagcacatcctgcatagcagATGGCCCTGGTATCCCAGAGGGAATCTGACAttgctttggggacagtggtagagatggaggccaggtcaaagatggagaggttgaggaggaagaagtacatgggagtgtggaggcggtggttgcaggctatggcggtgatgatgaggcaattgctgaggagggcagccaggtagatggccaggaagagccagaagtgcaagagctgcagctcccgtgtgtctgcaaatgccaggaggaggaactgtgtgatgaaGCTGCTGTTGAGCATTTGCTTCCCCTGAGCATGGAGCACTGTCTGAGGAGTAAAAACAGCAAGTTGGAATAgacttttctgagaaaaaatcaaagccatttcCCAGTATAACACTCTCCCTGGTACGCATACACACACTGAGAGTTTTTCCTGTCCTACAAGACCTTCCTTTGGCTCTGTGGCTTGGACCCATGTTTGTGCTGTCTCAATGTTCCATGAGAAGCAGGACCTCTGCACACTGCCTCCCaaggagccagccctgctctgcagtggtGGGTTCATGGGAAGGGTGAAGACaggggtcagtcctggtgttcagCCTTGTCACATGCAACTGCTCCTGATGCAGCAGGGCTTGTCCGCCTCTGCACTCCCAGCAGTAAGAAATCTGGGGTAGCAGAAGGCAGTTGGATAGATTTGAGGTTTCTTTATGACTCCCTTTATCTCATCTCTGTTTGGTGCTTGGATCTCAGAAACGcacagcatttctgcagcagttGGGGAGAACAGAGCgagtcctgcaaggcaagaggattGCCTGCGGCTTAGTGCAGAGTGAGgggagctggtctgtccctcgTCTTGTGCCCAGCAGAGGTGGGCTTGCACCTTTCTGATTTGAAGAGCGGTCGCACGCCACCTCCCACACACAAGCGTTGCCAGACATCTGCTCACAGCCCCTGTGCTCTGGACAGAAAAATGGCCAGAGGGGTGGAGAGCTGCACCAAAAgtctgctggagctctggcttCACAGGAGGTGGCTCATGCCTTGGACCccacagccccaaggacagaggctttggtgggtgggagaggaggcaaggggtcttgctcagaggaagggctctgcacaGGAGGAGTTCGTATGGAGATTTCTGAAATCCTCTTCCCGACACAttgctgcttttcatttcctctcattcCCTGGTCGCATCCCTGCTGCCTGgagattttcctcctgggagaTGTTTCCCTGTCCCAACCTCTGTGCACTCACTCTGGCCCTATGGAAGTCtgtctgtttgcagggcactggtTGCCTGCATGTTCCTATTTGGAGGCTCAAAAGTGTAGAATACACTGATGAGTCCAGAAAAGGTGATGATGCTGCTGTCCGTAGGAAGAGGAGTGACTGAAGGCACTTTATGAGAATCCTAGCAGACGTACTGATTACTCAAAGATACAGCTGAGGTGTCTCAGTGACTTCCTCAAGCCCGAAAGGTCCTTTTCTACatctctttcctcccccccccacccctcctcctgtcccctgccctcagggtaggaaactgaaaacacgAAGTTGGAAAAATTCTTGATCCTTATAGTAGATCCTACCCTGAACTTCCTCTTGAAAcactccctcggcagtttcctaGTGCTAATCCAGatctgggagcagccctgacccacacaaCACCCTCTCGACaggcagaaggaccctgccctgtcgaggtcactccttccacccacagcttctccctgaAGTGGCATGGGGagctcctgggcagcctgagggCTGACCCTGGAAGGCAGCACAAAGACCCCTGAAGTGAAGGGATTCTGCTCTgagggacagccctgggcacctcTGGCTGCACAATCCCTGTTGTCATCGCCAGCAGAAGGCAGCCGTCATGCCCTGTCCCcctgacaggacagcagggaagccctgctctggaacACAATCTTCTGCTCTAAAACAGAGATACTGGGGGAGACA
Proteins encoded in this region:
- the LOC142364826 gene encoding olfactory receptor 14J1-like: MNPPLQSRAGSLGGSVQRSCFSWNIETAQTWVQATEPKEGLVGQEKLSVCVCVPGRVLYWEMALIFSQKSLFQLAVFTPQTVLHAQGKQMLNSSFITQFLLLAFADTRELQLLHFWLFLAIYLAALLSNCLIITAIACNHRLHTPMYFFLLNLSIFDLASISTTVPKAMSDSLWDTRAICYAGCAAQVFFFLFLMTAEYSLLTIMAYDRYVAICRPLHYGTLLGSRACVHMAAAAWGSALLNSLLHTASTFSIPLCKGNAVGHFFCEIPQILKLSCSHSYLREVGLLGVSLSLAFGCFVFIVLSYVQIFRAVLRIPSEQGRHKAFSTCLPHLAVVSLFISTGMFAYLKTPSFSSPSLDVVVAVLYSVVPPAVNPLIYSMRNQELKDALKKLIQSAVFQQQ